A DNA window from Portunus trituberculatus isolate SZX2019 chromosome 47, ASM1759143v1, whole genome shotgun sequence contains the following coding sequences:
- the LOC123498177 gene encoding uncharacterized protein LOC123498177 — protein MMRGARGDVMSSLGRGICSQTHCGAVYVVTFHSKPVSQNNCNTAATVYGASAASAPSLSSYDERDMVATGGTVRDGAAGDKSTADGAARLTTSVLSSSYH, from the coding sequence ATGATGAGAGGCGCGAGAGGTGACGTCATGAGCAGCCTGGGGAGAGGAATCTGCAGCCAGACTCACTGTGGTGCAGTATATGTCGTGACGTTTCATTCTAAACCGGTGTCTCAAAATAACTGTAACACCGCCGCCACTGTGTATGGTGCGTCTGCGGCTAGTGCACCATCCTTGTCATCCTATGACGAGAGGGATATGGTGGCTACCGGCGGCACGGTTCGTGATGGGGCTGCTGGTGATAAGAGCACGGCCGACGGTGCTGCACGGCTCACCACAAG